A window of the Hippoglossus stenolepis isolate QCI-W04-F060 chromosome 8, HSTE1.2, whole genome shotgun sequence genome harbors these coding sequences:
- the sept7b gene encoding septin 7b isoform X2 yields the protein MDLQKAAQKNLEGYVGFASLPNQVYRKSVKRGFEFTLMVVGESGLGKSTLINSLFLTDLYSAEYPGPSHRIKKTVQVEQSKVLIKEGGVQLLLTIVDTPGFGDAVDNSNCWQPIIDHIDSKFEDYLNSESRVNRRQMPDSRIHCCLYFIAPSGHGLKPLDIEFMKRLHEKVNVIPLIAKADTLTPEECQQFKKQIMREIQEHKIKIYEFPETDDEEENRLVKKIKDKLPLAVVGSNTIIEVNSKRVRGRQYPWGVAEVENGDHCDFTILRDMLIRTHMQDLKDVTNNVHYENYRSRKLAAVTYNGVDNNRAKGQLCTKVDTVDGMSPLAQMEEERREHVSKMKKMEMEMEQVFEMKVKEKVQKLKDSEAELQRRHEQMKRNLEAQHKELEEKRRVFEEERANWEAHQRLEQQKLEASRTLEKNKKKGKIF from the exons ATGG ATCTACAGAAAGCAGCT cagaagaatcTGGAGGGATATGTTGGCTTCGCGAGCCTCCCCAACCAAGTGTACAGGAAGTCTGTCAAGAGGGGCTTCGAGTTCACCCTGATGGTCGTGG GTGAATCGGGACTTGGGAAATCCACGTTGATCAACTCTCTGTTCCTAACAGACCTGTATTCAGCAGAGTATCCTGGACCCTCGCATCGAATTAAAAAGACTGTACAG GTGGAGCAGTCCAAAGTTTTAATAAAGGAAGGCGGCgtccagctgctgctcacaATAGTTGACACCCCAGGGTTCGGAGATGCTGTCGACAACAGCAACTG CTGGCAGCCAATCATTGATCACATAGACAGCAAGTTCGAAGACTACCTGAACTCAGAATCACGGGTGAATAGAAGACAGATGCCTGACAGCCGAATCCACTGCTGCCTGTATTTTATCGCCCCCTCGGGACACGG ACTGAAGCCCCTGGACATTGAGTTCATGAAGCGGTTGCATGAGAAAGTCAATGTGATCCCACTGATCGCTAAAGCAGACACCCTCACCCCAGAGGAATGCCAACAGTTCAAAAAGCAG ATCATGCGGGAAATCCAAGAGCACAAAATTAAGATCTACGAGTTCCCCGAGACAGACGACGAAGAGGAGAACAGACTGGTGAAGAAGATCAAG GACAAGTTGCCGCTGGCTGTAGTAGGAAGCAACACGATCATCGAGGTGAACAGCAAGAGGGTCCGAGGGAGACAGTACCCCTGGGGGGTTGCAGAAG TTGAAAACGGTGACCACTGCGACTTCACCATCCTCAGGGATATGCTCATCAG aacacacatgcaggacCTGAAGGACGTGACGAACAACGTCCACTATGAAAACTACCGCAGCAGGAAGCTGGCGGCCGTCACCTACAACGGAGTGGACAACAACAGGGCTAAAGGACAACTGTGCACCAA agtTGACACAGTTGACGGAAT GAGTCCTCTGGcccagatggaggaggagaggcgagAGCACGTCTCtaagatgaagaagatggagatggagatggagcaAGTGTTCGAGAtgaaagtcaaagaaaaagtgCAGAAGCTCAAAGACTCTGAAGCAGAG cttcagAGACGCCATGAACAGATGAAGAGGAACCTGGAGGCGCAGcacaaagagctggaggagaagagacgtGTGTtcgaggaggagagagcgaaCTGGGAGGCCCATCAGCGCCTGGAGCAGCAGAAACTCGAGGCCTCCAG gactctggagaagaacaaaaagaaaggcAAGATCTTTTAA
- the sept7b gene encoding septin 7b isoform X3, with the protein MDLQKAAQQKNLEGYVGFASLPNQVYRKSVKRGFEFTLMVVGESGLGKSTLINSLFLTDLYSAEYPGPSHRIKKTVQVEQSKVLIKEGGVQLLLTIVDTPGFGDAVDNSNCWQPIIDHIDSKFEDYLNSESRVNRRQMPDSRIHCCLYFIAPSGHGLKPLDIEFMKRLHEKVNVIPLIAKADTLTPEECQQFKKQIMREIQEHKIKIYEFPETDDEEENRLVKKIKDKLPLAVVGSNTIIEVNSKRVRGRQYPWGVAEVENGDHCDFTILRDMLIRTHMQDLKDVTNNVHYENYRSRKLAAVTYNGVDNNRAKGQLCTKSPLAQMEEERREHVSKMKKMEMEMEQVFEMKVKEKVQKLKDSEAELQRRHEQMKRNLEAQHKELEEKRRVFEEERANWEAHQRLEQQKLEASRTLEKNKKKGKIF; encoded by the exons ATGG ATCTACAGAAAGCAGCT cagcagaagaatcTGGAGGGATATGTTGGCTTCGCGAGCCTCCCCAACCAAGTGTACAGGAAGTCTGTCAAGAGGGGCTTCGAGTTCACCCTGATGGTCGTGG GTGAATCGGGACTTGGGAAATCCACGTTGATCAACTCTCTGTTCCTAACAGACCTGTATTCAGCAGAGTATCCTGGACCCTCGCATCGAATTAAAAAGACTGTACAG GTGGAGCAGTCCAAAGTTTTAATAAAGGAAGGCGGCgtccagctgctgctcacaATAGTTGACACCCCAGGGTTCGGAGATGCTGTCGACAACAGCAACTG CTGGCAGCCAATCATTGATCACATAGACAGCAAGTTCGAAGACTACCTGAACTCAGAATCACGGGTGAATAGAAGACAGATGCCTGACAGCCGAATCCACTGCTGCCTGTATTTTATCGCCCCCTCGGGACACGG ACTGAAGCCCCTGGACATTGAGTTCATGAAGCGGTTGCATGAGAAAGTCAATGTGATCCCACTGATCGCTAAAGCAGACACCCTCACCCCAGAGGAATGCCAACAGTTCAAAAAGCAG ATCATGCGGGAAATCCAAGAGCACAAAATTAAGATCTACGAGTTCCCCGAGACAGACGACGAAGAGGAGAACAGACTGGTGAAGAAGATCAAG GACAAGTTGCCGCTGGCTGTAGTAGGAAGCAACACGATCATCGAGGTGAACAGCAAGAGGGTCCGAGGGAGACAGTACCCCTGGGGGGTTGCAGAAG TTGAAAACGGTGACCACTGCGACTTCACCATCCTCAGGGATATGCTCATCAG aacacacatgcaggacCTGAAGGACGTGACGAACAACGTCCACTATGAAAACTACCGCAGCAGGAAGCTGGCGGCCGTCACCTACAACGGAGTGGACAACAACAGGGCTAAAGGACAACTGTGCACCAA GAGTCCTCTGGcccagatggaggaggagaggcgagAGCACGTCTCtaagatgaagaagatggagatggagatggagcaAGTGTTCGAGAtgaaagtcaaagaaaaagtgCAGAAGCTCAAAGACTCTGAAGCAGAG cttcagAGACGCCATGAACAGATGAAGAGGAACCTGGAGGCGCAGcacaaagagctggaggagaagagacgtGTGTtcgaggaggagagagcgaaCTGGGAGGCCCATCAGCGCCTGGAGCAGCAGAAACTCGAGGCCTCCAG gactctggagaagaacaaaaagaaaggcAAGATCTTTTAA
- the sept7b gene encoding septin 7b isoform X1, whose amino-acid sequence MDLQKAAQQKNLEGYVGFASLPNQVYRKSVKRGFEFTLMVVGESGLGKSTLINSLFLTDLYSAEYPGPSHRIKKTVQVEQSKVLIKEGGVQLLLTIVDTPGFGDAVDNSNCWQPIIDHIDSKFEDYLNSESRVNRRQMPDSRIHCCLYFIAPSGHGLKPLDIEFMKRLHEKVNVIPLIAKADTLTPEECQQFKKQIMREIQEHKIKIYEFPETDDEEENRLVKKIKDKLPLAVVGSNTIIEVNSKRVRGRQYPWGVAEVENGDHCDFTILRDMLIRTHMQDLKDVTNNVHYENYRSRKLAAVTYNGVDNNRAKGQLCTKVDTVDGMSPLAQMEEERREHVSKMKKMEMEMEQVFEMKVKEKVQKLKDSEAELQRRHEQMKRNLEAQHKELEEKRRVFEEERANWEAHQRLEQQKLEASRTLEKNKKKGKIF is encoded by the exons ATGG ATCTACAGAAAGCAGCT cagcagaagaatcTGGAGGGATATGTTGGCTTCGCGAGCCTCCCCAACCAAGTGTACAGGAAGTCTGTCAAGAGGGGCTTCGAGTTCACCCTGATGGTCGTGG GTGAATCGGGACTTGGGAAATCCACGTTGATCAACTCTCTGTTCCTAACAGACCTGTATTCAGCAGAGTATCCTGGACCCTCGCATCGAATTAAAAAGACTGTACAG GTGGAGCAGTCCAAAGTTTTAATAAAGGAAGGCGGCgtccagctgctgctcacaATAGTTGACACCCCAGGGTTCGGAGATGCTGTCGACAACAGCAACTG CTGGCAGCCAATCATTGATCACATAGACAGCAAGTTCGAAGACTACCTGAACTCAGAATCACGGGTGAATAGAAGACAGATGCCTGACAGCCGAATCCACTGCTGCCTGTATTTTATCGCCCCCTCGGGACACGG ACTGAAGCCCCTGGACATTGAGTTCATGAAGCGGTTGCATGAGAAAGTCAATGTGATCCCACTGATCGCTAAAGCAGACACCCTCACCCCAGAGGAATGCCAACAGTTCAAAAAGCAG ATCATGCGGGAAATCCAAGAGCACAAAATTAAGATCTACGAGTTCCCCGAGACAGACGACGAAGAGGAGAACAGACTGGTGAAGAAGATCAAG GACAAGTTGCCGCTGGCTGTAGTAGGAAGCAACACGATCATCGAGGTGAACAGCAAGAGGGTCCGAGGGAGACAGTACCCCTGGGGGGTTGCAGAAG TTGAAAACGGTGACCACTGCGACTTCACCATCCTCAGGGATATGCTCATCAG aacacacatgcaggacCTGAAGGACGTGACGAACAACGTCCACTATGAAAACTACCGCAGCAGGAAGCTGGCGGCCGTCACCTACAACGGAGTGGACAACAACAGGGCTAAAGGACAACTGTGCACCAA agtTGACACAGTTGACGGAAT GAGTCCTCTGGcccagatggaggaggagaggcgagAGCACGTCTCtaagatgaagaagatggagatggagatggagcaAGTGTTCGAGAtgaaagtcaaagaaaaagtgCAGAAGCTCAAAGACTCTGAAGCAGAG cttcagAGACGCCATGAACAGATGAAGAGGAACCTGGAGGCGCAGcacaaagagctggaggagaagagacgtGTGTtcgaggaggagagagcgaaCTGGGAGGCCCATCAGCGCCTGGAGCAGCAGAAACTCGAGGCCTCCAG gactctggagaagaacaaaaagaaaggcAAGATCTTTTAA
- the LOC118113571 gene encoding protachykinin produces MEILKLVVIVLLLLTNVFCQDVDNWRGAREENKWPNSEVIEDVFVRLIRKPGPRQYLGHMGKKDSGKTQPARKRHKFQTFVGLMGKRSFEDEGFMGAAQRSEDY; encoded by the exons ATGGAGATACTGAAACTTGTTGTgattgttctgctgctgctcacaaatgttttctgtcaagATGTGGACAACTGGAGAGGAGCCAGAGAAGAG AACAAATGGCCAAACTCTGAAGTCATTgaagatgtgtttgtgagacTGATCAGAAAACCAGGACCACGTCAGTATCTGGGACACATGGGGAAGAAAGACTCTG GGAAAACACAGCCAGCACGTAAAC GACACAAATTTCAAACCTTCGTGGGTCTGATGGGGAAACGGAGCTTTGAGGATGAAG GCTTCATGGGAGCTGCACAGAGGAGCGAGGAttactga